GACTGACGGAGGAAGGAAACGGGAGATAATGATAGATTAAATGCATGTGCAGAgagaaaatgtttttcttacttagatttttttgtcttgtttccagtacaaatatctaaaaattcttgttTTCGTGAAAAAgtaagtgagtttttgcttaaaacaagcaaaacaatCTGCCAAcagggtcagaaaaataatcttgttttcactTTGAATGAAGTTGATTTTTCTGACTCCATTAGCagatatttgttcattttgatgcATTATTCAGTAAAGatttaatatcttcagtcattttgtttCTCCAATGAacgtatcttgatttaagaatgtttagatgcTTCTGCTGGAACACAGGACAGATTCTGAGCGTGTTCACCAGTGTCCAGGGCAGTTCATGGGCTTCAGAGCGAAGACGTCCTGCTCCACAGGGAAGGAGAACATGTTTTCACTGTAGTGCTGCCAGTGACCCGACGTCTCCCACAGTTTGCTGTTATAGATGTTTGGAGACGCCACCTCCTGAAAGCCGCGCCGGCAGTATTcgtcctgcacacacacacacacacacacgcggaTGAACGTTAGGGTGTTATTGAGGGCTGAACTGTGGTTTGTGTCGCGCTCTTTCTCAGACGTACCCTGATGAAATCCGTCAGTGTGTTGTAGATAAAAGCTCCTCGCGGCAGAAAGAAGCAGCTTCCTGGACTCAGATCGTGGAAGAAGAAAAGTTCTTGATCCTGTAAATCACACCAGATCTTAACAACCTCCTTCAGTCACACATGAGGAGGAAGTGACATCGTTGCTCCGCAGGAGGTGAAGAGACACGTCTGATCTGACAAACTGGCCCCAGCGACAGTATAAAAATATACCAGATAACCCACTATAGATCATGTGACGCGGCCGATGTGGGCAGCGCTGAGGTTTAACGAGGCAAGAGAACTCGAGTAATGAGGATAAGAAACATTTGTGTGAAATTATGAGCCGGACAGAACCGGACAGACACGACTGCTCCTTACAAGAGTCGAGAAACAGATTCactaagaaaaattaaaaattaagaaaaaccCTTCCGAGATAAAAAACAGCCTATTCTATATATAAATTCTAGAAATATTAACTTcttaaatgaatattttagcTAATGAAAAAGTGAGAGCTCAGTAAATCGGCTGTGACGTTCTCTCATACTGCACCTTCCCGATCTTGCGGTGGTCTCTGTTTTTAGCTTCCTCCTGGAAACGTTCCCATTCCTTCAGCATTTTGCTGTCAGGAAAAGAGATTCCATAGATCCGCTGAAGGGTCTCCATGTCAGAGCGGCCTTCCCAGTACGTGGAGGAATTCTACACAACAGACACatattcagttcagttcaattccATTCCATTCAATTTAATTCCATTCCATTCAAATCAATTCTGTTCAGTTCAATTTAATTCTGTTCCGTTCAGTTCAATTCCATTCAATTCAATTCCATTCAATTAATTCCTGTTCAGCTCTATTGTACTCAATTCTGTTTTGTTCAATTCTATTCTATTCCGTTCAATTCAATTCCATTCAActtaaatcaattaaatttgctgctttgaaatgatatgtatcatgaaaagcgctatacaaataaatgtgaattgaaattTAGTTGTTCGTTTCCAATTAATTTAACTCAATTCcattcaattaaatttcattctgttccattcaattcaattctgttcaatttaattccatttaatttaagtctattcaattcaattctgttACATTCCATTCAATTTAATTCTGTTCTGTCTGATTACATTCTATTTAATTTAAGTCTATTCCATTCAGTTAAGTTCTGTTCagctcaattcaattcaattctgttTCGTTCAATTCAATTTAATCCTGTTCCATTCAATTCAATTCCATTTACTTCAATATAATTtcgtttaatttcatttaattgaattaatttttttgttccGTTCAATTCCAATTAATTCAATtccatttaattaaattttgttCAGCTCAATTCCAATTAATTAAAATCCATTCAATTCTGTTAAATTCATTTCAATTAAATTCTCTTCCATTAAATTCTGTTCTGTTATGTTCAATTCAATcaattcaatttaattgttccattcaatttaatttttctgtCCAATTACATTCCATTTAATTTAAGTCTATTCCATTCAATTAAGTTCTGTTCAGCTCCATTCAATTCAATTCTTTttcattcaattcaatttaatCCTGTTCCATTCAATTGAATTCTATTCCATTCAATTCcatttaacttaatttaatataattttgtttaatttcatttaattgaattcattttttgttcCGTTCAATTCCAATTAATTCAATTCCATTCAATTAAATTTTGTTCAGTTCAATTCCAATTAATTCAATTCTGTTAAAttcatttcaattaaattaTCTTCCATTCAATTGAATTCTATTTGattcaattaaattcaattcCATTCAATTAAATCATGTTCAGTTCAGTTTAATTCAGTTCCATTCTGCTCAATTCCATTCAATTCAttttagttcagttcagttcagttcatctTTCATCTCACTGGACTGGATGTCACTCATTAGCTGCAGCTGTGCATCATCAGTGTTTtagatgaatcagtgttgaCAGAAACTAAACTTCACACGTCGTTTCAGATCATATCAAAAGCTGATTGAGTACCTTATAGATCTTCAGCGCTTTGATCTTGCCCGTGTGTCGTACATGCGGCCCGCGACACAGATCGATCAGAGGACCGCACCTGCCACAGGAAGAGGCTAAATTCATGACGGAACGAGGCGTTACAGCAGCCGTATGGAGAAACATCACTTCCTGTGTTACCTGTAGACCGTCGTGGTCGGCGTGGAAACCTTCTCGTTCAGGATGCGACACTTGAACTTGTTGTACTTGAAGAAgaggaaacactttacagtaagggcTCATTTgtgaatgcattaactaacagtGAGCAATACTTTGCTAACGGGATCCGTGTGATGAAGTTTGAATCTCACCTTGAACATCTGCAGCAGTGTTTCCTTACTGATCTCCAGTCTCTCAAACGGCTGCTTGTCCTTCATGATTCCTCTGCAGATGAGCTCCAGATCACTGAACTCTGTGCTCGACACTCCTCTGTGaacgacacacacacaccgatcGCTACAGAAGCTCTGACGAGATGAAGATCAGCTCTGAAACACCTTCAACTCACTTCTGTCCGTCCAGGAACATGTCGTAGTAGAAGCCGTTCTCGATGGGCGGCCCGTAGCAGAGACACCCGCCGTAGAAACGCTCCATGGCCTCTCCGAGGATGTGAGCGCTGGAGTGCCAGTACACCTGAGACGGAAAACaactaatgtgtgtgtgtgtgtgtgtgtgtgtatatgtatatatatattcaggaGTCAACTCACGGCCTGAGCGTCCTCATGGTCAAAGCGCAGCAGCTCCAGACTGCAGTCGGCCTCCAGTGGTCGGTCCAGATCCCACAGTTCTCCGTTCACACGCGCGATCACACAGTTATCCGCAAGACCCTGACTGCATCAGCACAAACCAACAACATGAACACAGTCCTGCAATGAACAGACAGGTTTAACCTCGTTCCTCCAGCAGATCCTCACCTGATGGCACAGGCCAGCTGATACGGGCTGCTGACCCAGGCTGTGGCCTTCAGCGTCTGTCCGTCCGGGAGCTGAACGCTGATGGAGTGAGCGCTCGCCACCCGCTCGGCCAGAAGAGCGTCGCTCTCCTTCTTCAGCCGCTCATACAGCTCCAGACGATCAGAGACGAAAGCAGGCCACGGCTTCAGCTGCTCCAGCGCATGAGAGaaagaggtcagaggtcagaggtcacagtGACAGCAGCTGTGCTGGAGTGAGTTACTGACATCAGTGACCGCAGACGCTCTTACTGTACCTCTCCTGCGGTCTCCACCTTCACTTTCTCCTTCTTCTTGTTCTTCTCTTGAACATCTGATGAACTGGATCGAGATGATGCAGCAttctgctgaaatacacaaaaacaggtttagattgatagatagatagatagatagatagacaggtagatagatagatagacaggtagatagatagatagatagatagatagatagatagatagatagatagatagatagatagatagatagacaggtagatagatagatagatagatagatagacaggtagatagatagatagatagatagatagatagatagatagatagatagatagatagatagatagatagatagatagacaggtagacaggtagatagatagacaggtagatagatagatagacaggtagatagatagacaggtagatagatagatagatagatagatagatagatagatagatagatagatagatagatagacagacaggtagatagatagatagatagatagatagatagatagacagacaggtagatagatagatagatagatagatagatagatagatagacagatagatagatagacaggtagatagatagatagatagatagatagatagatagatagatagatagatagatagatagacagacaggtagatagatagatagatagatagatagatagatagatagatagacaggtagACAGGTagacaggtagatagatagacaggtagatagatagatagatagatagatagatagacagacaggtagatagatagatagatagatagatagatagatagatagacaggtagatagatagatagatagatagacaggtagatagatagatagatagatagatagatagatagatagatagatagacagatagacaggtagacaggtagatagatagacaggtagatagatagatagatagatagatagacaggtagatagatagatagatagatagatagatagatagatagatagatagacagacagatagatagatagacagatagacaggtagacaggtagatagatagatagatagatagatagatagatagatagatagatagatagatagatagatagacagacaggtagatagacagatagatagatagatagatagatagatagatagatagatagatagatagatagatagatagatagatagatagacagacagacagacagacagacaggtagatagatagatagatagatagatagatagatagatagatagataagtcTGGTCCAGGATCTTCTGTATTCAGTGTTATTGTTTTCTCTCTCAGCTGCAGGTGTGTTTTGGAGTCACGCACCTTTGGACGGATCTTCTCCTTTGGTTCTTCAGTCTTGTTCTGGTTCTGGTTCTTCTGGGTCTTTGTCCTCTGCTTCTCCTTCTGCTCCTCCAGCTCCTGCTCGGTTCGGAGGCTCCGGCGGAGGTGCAGCAGTCGGTACTTCAGCTTCTCGTTCTCGGTGCGCAGCGCGTCCAGGCTCGGGCCGCTGGCCAGGGTGCTGAAGTCGAACCCGCCCGTCAGTCCGTCCTGCAGGCGGCGGATCTCGCGACTCAACGCCTCGATCTGCTCCTCCTGAGCGGACAAACGTGCAGCCATGCGCTCCGCCATCTTCCGCCTCACAGCTGACGGGATGAACCGACACACTGGATACGAGTTCAGGGAGAGACACGAACTGATCCTTCCGCTAGGAGGCGCTCGGTGGCCCAGACTGCACAATCCTCCATTCAgatgcatgtaaatctcacgatttttattatttattaatatttttgatggAAAGACTAGATGTAATTGTTTGGAAAAATGTTTTAAGgataaaacatgttaatttaaGTTagataatacataaatacatcGAGAAAAACTATGATTCGCGCTGATTCTGAATAAAGTATAATTTACACCTAAATAATTGCAGtaataaatttgaaaaaaacacaaaacgaagaattttttttatgcaaacaCATTGTACCCGACCAATCAGACACAGCGTCCGCCCATTTTCACACTCTAGCGTTCATGCTGCTTTCCTTTCTACCTGCTCCATTCTATTAATATGAGCTGAAGCGCCGCACAGCGCCACCTGCCGGCCAGCTGCGACATGACGCTATTTATAACAGCCGCGTGACTCAGAACAGAAATAAACACACTTCAGTCATTTCAACCCATTTCATCAGTCATTTCATCCCCCAAAAACAGCACAAACCCGCAGTACAGAATTATAGAAGCCCATTTATGACATAGAAgtcaattatgacatactaaattattaaaaagtagaaattatgacatataaattcataattatgacacaccaagtcacaattatgaactaataagtaattattttgactttttatgtcacaattatgacacagaagtcaattatgacatactaaattattaaaaaagtagaaattatgacataattatgacataccaagtcacaattatgaactaataagtaattattttgactttttatgtcacaattatgacatagaagtcaattatgacatactaaattattaaaaaagtagaaattatgacataattatgacataccaagtcacaattatgaactaataagtaattattttgactttttatgtcacaattatgacatagaagtcaattatgacatactaaattattaaaaaagtagaaattatgacatataAACTTACCTGATCTGGCCGGCAGGTGTCAGTGATGTGAGCGCGCTTCAGAAGCTGGTGCGTGACGTCAGTGAGCGGAAGTAAACAGACCCGCTGCGCTTCATGTCAACACGCTTATGAACTCTATAAGATCATCTgatcatatattaaataatctatgattaataatattataaagtcaACAGTCTGAGGTTGAATCGTACGCTTTGATGGCTCAGATTCTGCAGAGGAAACTGCTGTGCTGTAAATATCATTGATTATTGATTATTGATGCCGGTTCGGGATGGCCGCGGGTTTCGCTCCGCCGAAGCTCAAAGACTTTATTCTCACCGAGAAACTGGGAAGCGGCACATATGCCACAGTTTATAAAGCGTTCAGAAAGGCGAGTGATTATCGATCTCTGATCATATCCTGTTTATTGATGATCTGCatgatttgattgacagctcgtGTGATTGCAGACGGACAGCAGGGAGGCGGTGGCTGTGAAGGTGGTCAGTAAGAAAAGCCTCAATAAAACCTCCATGGAGAATCTGCTGACCGAGATCGAGATCCTGAAAACAGTCCGGCATCCTCACATAGTGCAGCTCAAAGACTTCCAGGTACGGATAGAACATTCCCAGCATGCAgttctctgtgtgtgttgaTGTACTGATCCTCATCcctgtctctgtctgtcagtgggACAGTGATCACATCTATCTGATTCTGGAATGGTGTTCAGGAGGAGATTTGTCCTCTTTTATCCGCAGTCGCCGGATCCTCCCGGAAAGAGTCGCTCGCCGCTGCCTTCAGCAGATTGGTATGAAACAATGAAACACATGAAACAaatgaaacaatgaaacacATGAGTGATACACACTGAGAAAAGGCCAGTGTAgaagtgatgtgtgtgtgtgtgtttcagcatgtgctcttcagtttctccatgaGAAGAACATCTCTCATCTGGACCTCAAGCCTCAGAACATTCTGCTGAGTGGAAACGTGTTAAAGCTCGCAGGTGAGACTCGCATGTCGTTTGAACTGTGATCTTCAGCATCTCCACAGGGATAATAGCATGACtgaagcgtgtgtgtgtgtgtgtgtgtagacttTGGTTTTGCGCAGTACATGAGTCCGTGGGACGAGCAGCACGCTCTGAGAGGTTCTCCGCTCTATATGGCTCCAGAGATGGTGTGTCGACGGCATTATGACGCTCGAGTGGATCTGTGGTCCGTCGGGGTCATTCTGTACGGTGAGCTCACTCGGGTCCAATGATGTTCTCGCtctaacattcttcaaaatatcttcctaggtttccacaaaaactgttttcaacattgataataatcataaatgtttcttgagcagcaaatcatcatattagaatgatttctgaaggatcatgtgacactgaagactggagtaatgatgctgaaaattcagatttaatcacaggaataaattacactttactatatattcacatagaaattagattggaataatattttgtgatttttactgtatttttaatcaaataaattcagcttcgatcacagaaataaattatattttattatatattcacatagaaaacagctgttttagattggaataatattttgtgatttttattgtatttttaatcaaataaattcagctttgatcacaggaataaattatattttactatatattcacatagaaaacagctgttttagattggaataatattttgtgatttttactgtatttttaatcaaataaattcagctttgatcacaggaataaattatattttattatatattcacatagaaaacagctgttttagattgtaataatattttgtgatttttttactgtatttttaatcaaataaattcagctttgatcacaggaataaattacagcttattatatattcacatagaaaacagctgttttagattggaataatattttgtgatttttattgtatttttaatcaaataaattcagctttgatcacaggaataaattatattttactatatattcacatagaaaacagctgttttagattggaataatattttgtgatttttactgtatttttaatcaaataaattcagctttgatcacagaaataaattatattttattatatattcacatagaaaacagctgttttagattgtaataatattttgtgattttttttactgtatttttaatcaaataaattcagctttgatcacaggaataaattacagcttattatatattcacatagaaaacagctgttttagattggaataatattttgtgatttttattgtatttttaatcaaataaattcagctttgatcacaggaataaattatattttactatatattcacatagaaaacagctgttttagattggaataatattttgtgatttttactgtatttttaatcaaataaattcagctttgatcacagaaataaattatattttattatatattcacatagaaaacagctgttttagattgtaataatattttgtgattttttttactgtatttttaatcaaataaattcagctttgatcacaggaataaattacagcttattatatattcacatagaaaacagctgttttagattggaataatattttgtgatttttattgtatttttaatcaaataaattcagctttgatcacaggaataaattatattttactatatatgcacatagaaaacagctgttttaaatagtaataatattttgtgatttttactgtatttttaatcaaataaattcagctttgatcacaggaataaattatattttattatatattcacatagaaaacagctgttttagattggaataatattttgtgatttttactgtatttttaatcaaataaattcagctttgatcacaggaataaattatattttattatatattcacatagaaaacagctgttttagagtagaataatattttgttatttttactgtatttttaatcaaataaattcagctttgatcacaggaataaataatattttattatatattcacatagaaaacagctgttttagagtagaataatattttgtgatttttactgtatttttaatcaaataaattcagctttgatcacaggaataaattatattttactatatattcacatagaaaacagctgttttagattggaaaaatattttgtgatttttactgtatttttaatcaaataaattcaactttgatcacaggaataaattatattttaatatatattcacatagaaaacagctgttttagattagaataatattttgtgatttttactgtatttttaatcaaataaattcagctttgatcacaggaataaattacagcttattatatattcacacagaaaacagcttttcaaaattggaataatattttacagtttttacagaatttttcataatattacttattttactgtattttctaacaaataaatgaatcttggtgagcagaagagactctctCAAAAGCATTTGAAAATCTAAATGATTCCAGACTTTTGAACGctggtgtatgtgtgtgtttctgagggCAGAAGCTTTATTTGGACGGGCTCCGTTTGCCTCACGATCATTCGCTGAACTGGAAGAGAAGATCCGCAGTGAGAAACCCGTCGAGGTGAGAATCGCTGAATACTGGATCCAGTTACAAAGAGAAGTTGCACTAATGGCtttgcaaacaagaacaaatgtagggcggggcttgattttgtctgtgtggaattgattggatggttgtggtttgctattggtggatctcgtgtgagtgacaggttgccccgccctcgtcatcagagaagagaagagatgctgcaagagggaggagaagatattctgattcgaGATTACCAGgatcatgaatttaaaacactGATAAATCATTTAGAATGAACACTGCAATActccataaaaacaaaagctgTCAATTCTCTCTGTCAGCACTAGATGGTGCCGTTGTGTTAGACAGTGACGTACTCTGCTCTCTGTGTACAGCTGCCGTCCGGAGCCAGAGTTTCCCGTGACTGTCGAGACCTGCTGCTGCGGCTGCTCGAGAGAGACCCGGACACCCGCATCACGTTCCACGAGTTCTTCCTGCATCCCTTCGTGGATCTGGAGCACATGCCGAGCGCTGAGAGCCTCGGGAAGGCTGTGAGTGTGAGATAGTCAGCGCAGATGAAGTCATGCTAACACTCACATGTTTATTTTAGTCCTGAAGTGGCGAAACCGCTGCTGCTCGTCGCTGGTGTCAGACCAAACCTGAGCAAATGTGTCACGCAGATGCTGCTCTGCAAACACAGGATTATATTAACAGgcttgtgtgtttattttagaGCTGCTTCTGCCACTGATTTCATGATTCAATTTGATATTGATTCATGGGCTCTTGATTCAGTTCAGATTTTAAGCAGGCCTTTATTATTTAGCGGTGCTTGCAAAGCAAAGCATCATCTCTTGAATATTTTTCCCAGTTtaaacact
The Megalobrama amblycephala isolate DHTTF-2021 linkage group LG19, ASM1881202v1, whole genome shotgun sequence DNA segment above includes these coding regions:
- the tars3 gene encoding threonine--tRNA ligase 1, cytoplasmic isoform X4, giving the protein MAERMAARLSAQEEQIEALSREIRRLQDGLTGGFDFSTLASGPSLDALRTENEKLKYRLLHLRRSLRTEQELEEQKEKQRTKTQKNQNQNKTEEPKEKIRPKNAASSRSSSSDVQEKNKKKEKVKVETAGEPWPAFVSDRLELYERLKKESDALLAERVASAHSISVQLPDGQTLKATAWVSSPYQLACAISQGLADNCVIARVNGELWDLDRPLEADCSLELLRFDHEDAQAVYWHSSAHILGEAMERFYGGCLCYGPPIENGFYYDMFLDGQKGVSSTEFSDLELICRGIMKDKQPFERLEISKETLLQMFKYNKFKCRILNEKVSTPTTTVYRCGPLIDLCRGPHVRHTGKIKALKIYKNSSTYWEGRSDMETLQRIYGISFPDSKMLKEWERFQEEAKNRDHRKIGKDQELFFFHDLSPGSCFFLPRGAFIYNTLTDFIRDEYCRRGFQEVASPNIYNSKLWETSGHWQHYSENMFSFPVEQDVFALKPMNCPGHCLMFGHRPRSWRELPLRLADFGVLHRNELSGTLTGLTRVRRFQQDDAHIFCTIDQIESEMKGCLDFLRCVYDVFGFSFQLYLSTRPEKFLGDVAVWNLAEKQLENSLNEFGEPWKLNPGDGAFYGPKIDIKIKDAIGRYHQCATIQLDFQLPVRFNLTYVGKDGDDKARPVIIHRAILGSVERMIAILTENYAGKWPLWLSPRQVMLVPVNPTLEEYAKQVCKRFVEAGFMADADLDSSCLLNKKIRNAQLSQYNFILVVGEKERVTNSVNVRTRDNKVHGELPLEEVMARLTLLRQSRCRSAEEDF
- the tars3 gene encoding threonine--tRNA ligase 1, cytoplasmic isoform X2 translates to MAERMAARLSAQEEQIEALSREIRRLQDGLTGGFDFSTLASGPSLDALRTENEKLKYRLLHLRRSLRTEQELEEQKEKQRTKTQKNQNQNKTEEPKEKIRPKNAASSRSSSSDVQEKNKKKEKVKVETAGELKPWPAFVSDRLELYERLKKESDALLAERVASAHSISVQLPDGQTLKATAWVSSPYQLACAISQGLADNCVIARVNGELWDLDRPLEADCSLELLRFDHEDAQAVYWHSSAHILGEAMERFYGGCLCYGPPIENGFYYDMFLDGQKGVSSTEFSDLELICRGIMKDKQPFERLEISKETLLQMFKYNKFKCRILNEKVSTPTTTVYRCGPLIDLCRGPHVRHTGKIKALKIYKNSSTYWEGRSDMETLQRIYGISFPDSKMLKEWERFQEEAKNRDHRKIGKDQELFFFHDLSPGSCFFLPRGAFIYNTLTDFIRDEYCRRGFQEVASPNIYNSKLWETSGHWQHYSENMFSFPVEQDVFALKPMNCPGHCLMFGHRPRSWRELPLRLADFGVLHRNELSGTLTGLTRVRRFQQDDAHIFCTIDQIESEMKGCLDFLRCVYDVFGFSFQLYLSTRPEKFLGDVAVWNLAEKQLENSLNEFGEPWKLNPGDGAFYGPKIDIKIKDAIGRYHQCATIQLDFQLPVRFNLTYVGKDGDDKARPVIIHRAILGSVERMIAILTENYAGKWPLWLSPRQVMLVPVNPTLEEYAKQVCKRFVEAGFMADADLDSSCLLNKKIRNAQLSQYNFILVVGEKERVTNSVNVRTRDNKVHGELPLEEVMARLTLLRQSRCRSAEEDF
- the tars3 gene encoding threonine--tRNA ligase 1, cytoplasmic isoform X3, with product MAERMAARLSAQEEQIEALSREIRRLQDGLTGGFDFSTLASGPSLDALRTENEKLKYRLLHLRRSLRTEQELEEQKEKQRTKTQKNQNQNKTEEPKEKIRPKQNAASSRSSSSDVQEKNKKKEKVKVETAGEPWPAFVSDRLELYERLKKESDALLAERVASAHSISVQLPDGQTLKATAWVSSPYQLACAISQGLADNCVIARVNGELWDLDRPLEADCSLELLRFDHEDAQAVYWHSSAHILGEAMERFYGGCLCYGPPIENGFYYDMFLDGQKGVSSTEFSDLELICRGIMKDKQPFERLEISKETLLQMFKYNKFKCRILNEKVSTPTTTVYRCGPLIDLCRGPHVRHTGKIKALKIYKNSSTYWEGRSDMETLQRIYGISFPDSKMLKEWERFQEEAKNRDHRKIGKDQELFFFHDLSPGSCFFLPRGAFIYNTLTDFIRDEYCRRGFQEVASPNIYNSKLWETSGHWQHYSENMFSFPVEQDVFALKPMNCPGHCLMFGHRPRSWRELPLRLADFGVLHRNELSGTLTGLTRVRRFQQDDAHIFCTIDQIESEMKGCLDFLRCVYDVFGFSFQLYLSTRPEKFLGDVAVWNLAEKQLENSLNEFGEPWKLNPGDGAFYGPKIDIKIKDAIGRYHQCATIQLDFQLPVRFNLTYVGKDGDDKARPVIIHRAILGSVERMIAILTENYAGKWPLWLSPRQVMLVPVNPTLEEYAKQVCKRFVEAGFMADADLDSSCLLNKKIRNAQLSQYNFILVVGEKERVTNSVNVRTRDNKVHGELPLEEVMARLTLLRQSRCRSAEEDF
- the tars3 gene encoding threonine--tRNA ligase 1, cytoplasmic isoform X1, translated to MAERMAARLSAQEEQIEALSREIRRLQDGLTGGFDFSTLASGPSLDALRTENEKLKYRLLHLRRSLRTEQELEEQKEKQRTKTQKNQNQNKTEEPKEKIRPKQNAASSRSSSSDVQEKNKKKEKVKVETAGELKPWPAFVSDRLELYERLKKESDALLAERVASAHSISVQLPDGQTLKATAWVSSPYQLACAISQGLADNCVIARVNGELWDLDRPLEADCSLELLRFDHEDAQAVYWHSSAHILGEAMERFYGGCLCYGPPIENGFYYDMFLDGQKGVSSTEFSDLELICRGIMKDKQPFERLEISKETLLQMFKYNKFKCRILNEKVSTPTTTVYRCGPLIDLCRGPHVRHTGKIKALKIYKNSSTYWEGRSDMETLQRIYGISFPDSKMLKEWERFQEEAKNRDHRKIGKDQELFFFHDLSPGSCFFLPRGAFIYNTLTDFIRDEYCRRGFQEVASPNIYNSKLWETSGHWQHYSENMFSFPVEQDVFALKPMNCPGHCLMFGHRPRSWRELPLRLADFGVLHRNELSGTLTGLTRVRRFQQDDAHIFCTIDQIESEMKGCLDFLRCVYDVFGFSFQLYLSTRPEKFLGDVAVWNLAEKQLENSLNEFGEPWKLNPGDGAFYGPKIDIKIKDAIGRYHQCATIQLDFQLPVRFNLTYVGKDGDDKARPVIIHRAILGSVERMIAILTENYAGKWPLWLSPRQVMLVPVNPTLEEYAKQVCKRFVEAGFMADADLDSSCLLNKKIRNAQLSQYNFILVVGEKERVTNSVNVRTRDNKVHGELPLEEVMARLTLLRQSRCRSAEEDF
- the ulk3 gene encoding serine/threonine-protein kinase ULK3, which gives rise to MAAGFAPPKLKDFILTEKLGSGTYATVYKAFRKTDSREAVAVKVVSKKSLNKTSMENLLTEIEILKTVRHPHIVQLKDFQWDSDHIYLILEWCSGGDLSSFIRSRRILPERVARRCLQQIACALQFLHEKNISHLDLKPQNILLSGNVLKLADFGFAQYMSPWDEQHALRGSPLYMAPEMVCRRHYDARVDLWSVGVILYEALFGRAPFASRSFAELEEKIRSEKPVELPSGARVSRDCRDLLLRLLERDPDTRITFHEFFLHPFVDLEHMPSAESLGKAKALVMQAVQKDQDGERSAALSLYCSALEHFVPAIHYETDRLRKEALRQKVNQYVSRAEELKALVRSDNKISFEAAKSTRNILIEMSRDHPRLLAALEVASTAVAQEESGAEDYDTLDLYQQSLGELLLALAAEAQGRRRELLHLEIKSLMSRAEYLKELIKMRETQTDESLKKDAAAESVRSSCCLQ